From one Anabas testudineus chromosome 18, fAnaTes1.2, whole genome shotgun sequence genomic stretch:
- the LOC113168646 gene encoding uncharacterized protein LOC113168646 gives MSPLKMWCLLPLAVLLLSISPTETEVVKEMSQCEGFLLNKPPQVPGILEKGQIVNQNRYRVICQTYENKRRFVTLYDTNNKIPVLSAYKYRGQENSEEKEERPKTRWKIEPQLEDRSTDKNMKNCNHAEYKNQASDNDYKHNKDYNRGHLFPSSYGFDESDKISTFTLTNIVPQAISFNSGSWNKMEKYMRCVLENYCKNNINNPEGYIVTGAKASPDKKLNSRVNIPSMLWSAFCCYSHQNRKWIAGAFWGDNVPDESKNKHLTMRTLADLYNELSTGRTRFEAFPGPRENTSKCPLKETAEESLRALNIKTTCKYPQNNFTEIFHKAKANGFKKNGNILRIIVED, from the exons ATGTCTCCTCTAAAGATGTGGTGTCTCCTGCCCCTCGCCGTCCTCCTCCTGTCCATCAGTcccacagagactgaagtggTGAAAGAGATGTCACAGTGTGAAGGGTTTCTTCTTAATAAACCTCCACAGGTTCCAGGCATCTTGGAAAAAGGTCAAATTGTGAACCAGAACAGATACAGAGTCATCTGCCAGACTTATGAGAACAAAAGAAGGTTTGTGACACTCTACGACACCAACAACAAGATCCCAGTGCTTTCTGCTTACAAGTACAGAGGACAAGAAAActcagaggagaaagaggaaagaccCAAAACCCGCTGGAAGATAGAGCCACAG CTTGAAGACAGGAGcactgacaaaaacatgaagaacTGTAATCATGCTGAGTACAAGAACCAGGCCAGTGACAACGACTATAAGCATAACAAAGACTATAACAGGGgtcatttatttccatcttctTATGGTTTTGATGAAAGTGATAAAATCTCAACGTTCACTCTGACAAACATTGTTCCACAAGCAATCTCGTTCAACAGTGGCAGCTggaataaaatggaaaaatacatgAGATGTGTCTTGGAAAACTACtgcaaaaacaatataaataaccCTGAGGGCTACATAGTGACTGGAGCAAAGGCAAGTCCAGACAAAAAACTCAACAGCAGAGTTAATATACCTTCAATGCTCTGgtcagctttctgctgttacagtcaCCAAAACAGAAAGTGGATAGCAGGAGCATTCTGGGGGGATAATGTTCCAGATGaatcaaaaaataaacatctgacGATGAGAACTTTGGCAGATCTCTATAATGAACTGAGCACTGGTAGAACAAGATTTGAGGCATTTCCAGGACCAAGAGAAAACACCTCAAAGTGCCCGCTCAAAGAAACTGCTGAAGAGTCTCTAAgagcattaaatattaaaacaacctGCAAATACCcacaaaataatttcacagAGATTTTCCACAAAGCCAAAGCCAATGGCTTCAAGAAGAACGGTAACATATTGAGGATCATAGTTGAAGACTAA
- the LOC113168355 gene encoding endonuclease domain-containing 1 protein-like, with amino-acid sequence MTPLNMWCLLPFVLLLLSISPTKTEVVNEMSQCEGFLLNKPPQVPGILENGQIKEKITYKVICQTYENKTRFVTLYDTKNKIPVFSAYKYRGQENSEEKEERPKTHWKIEPQLENESTGKNMKNCDQAEYKNQASDNDYKHNPDYSRGHLFPSSYGFDESDKISTCTLTNIVPQAISFNIGSWEKMENYIKCILENYCENKEGYVVTGAKASPDEQLSSRVNIPSMLWSAFCCYSQQNRKWIAGAFWGANVRDESKTTYLPMRTLADLYNELSTGSTRFEVFPEPEENPSKYPLKETAEESLRALNIKTTCKYPQKKF; translated from the exons atgactcCTCTGAACATGTGGTGTCTCCTGCCtttcgtcctcctcctcctgtccatcAGTCCCACAAAGACTGAAGTGGTGAATGAGATGTCACAGTGTGAAGGGTTTCTTCTTAATAAACCTCCACAGGTTCCAGGCATCTTGGAAAATGGTCAAATCAAGGAAAAGATCACATACAAAGTCATCTGCCAGACTTATGAGAACAAGACAAGGTTTGTGACGCTCTACGACACCAAGAACAAGatcccagtgttttctgcttacaAGTACAGAGGACAAGAAAActcagaggagaaagaggaaagaccCAAAACCCACTGGAAGATAGAGCCACAG CTTGAAAACGAGAGCACTGGCAAAAACATGAAGAATTGTGATCAAGCTGAGTACAAGAACCAGGCCAGTGACAACGACTATAAGCATAACCCAGACTATAGCAGGGGccatttatttccatcttctTATGGTTTTGATGAAAGTGATAAAATCTCAACGtgcacactgacaaacattGTTCCACAAGCAATCTCGTTCAACATTGGCAGCTgggaaaaaatggaaaactaCATCAAATGTATCCTGGAAAACTACTGCGAAAACAAAGAAGGCTACGTAGTGACTGGAGCAAAGGCAAGTCCAGACGAACAACTCAGCAGCAGAGTTAATATACCTTCAATGCTCTGgtcagctttctgctgttacagtcaacaaaacagaaagtggaTAGCAGGAGCATTCTGGGGAGCCAATGTTCGAGATGAATCAAAAACTACATATCTGCCGATGAGAACTTTGGCAGATCTCTATAATGAACTGAGCACTGGTAGCACAAGATTTGAGGTATTTCCAGAACCAGAAGAAAACCCCTCCAAGTACCCGCTCAAAGAAACTGCTGAAGAGTCTCTAAgagcattaaatattaaaacaacctGCAAATACCCACAAAAAAAATTCTAA
- the LOC113168645 gene encoding endonuclease domain-containing 1 protein-like isoform X3, whose product MFHNCVMMTPLNTWCLLPLTVLLLLSISPTETEVVQSMSQCEGFILNKPPQVPGILENGQIKGKNRYRVICQTYENKRRFVTLYDTKNKIPVLSAYKYRGQENSEEREERPKTHWKIEPQLEDRSTDKNMKKCDQAQYKNQASDNDYKNNKDYNRGHLFPSSYGFDESDKISTFTLTNAVPQERSFNNGSWRKMENYIKCILENYCKNKEGYVVTGAKANPETQQES is encoded by the exons ATGTTTCACAAT tgtgtgatgatgactcCTCTGAACACGTGGTGTCTCCTGCCCctcactgtcctcctcctcctgtccatcagtcccacagagactgaagtggTGCAGTCGATGTCACAGTGTGAAGGGTTTATCCTTAATAAACCTCCACAGGTTCCTGGCATCTTGGAAAATGGTCAAATCAAGGGTAAGAACAGATACAGAGTCATCTGCCAGACTTATGAGAACAAAAGAAGGTTTGTGACACTCTACGACACCAAGAACAAGATCCCAGTGCTTTCTGCTTACAAGTACAGAGGACAAGAAAactcagaggagagagaggaaagaccCAAAACCCACTGGAAGATAGAGCCAcaa CTTGAAGACAGGAGcactgacaaaaacatgaagaaatgtgaTCAAGCTCAGTACAAGAACCAGGCCAGTGACAACGACTATAAGAACAACAAAGACTATAACAGGGgtcatttatttccatcttctTATG GTTTTGATGAAAGTGATAAAATCTCAACGTTCACTCTGACAAACGCTGTTCCACAAGAAAGATCGTTCAACAATGGCAGCTGgagaaaaatggaaaactaCATCAAATGTATCCTGGAAAActactgcaaaaacaaagaagGGTACGTAGTGACGGGAGCAAAGGCAAATCCAGAAACTCAACAAGAGAGTTAA
- the LOC113168645 gene encoding endonuclease domain-containing 1 protein-like isoform X2 — MMTPLNTWCLLPLTVLLLLSISPTETEVVQSMSQCEGFILNKPPQVPGILENGQIKGKNRYRVICQTYENKRRFVTLYDTKNKIPVLSAYKYRGQENSEEREERPKTHWKIEPQLEDRSTDKNMKKCDQAQYKNQASDNDYKNNKDYNRGHLFPSSYGFDESDKISTFTLTNIVPQAISFNSGSWEKMEKYMRCVLENYCENKEGYVVTGAKASPDKKLNSRVNIPSMLWSAFCCYSQQNRKWIAGAFWGANVRDESETTYLPMRTLADLYNELSTGSARFEAFPGPRENTSKCPLKETAEESLGALNIKTTCKYPPKNFTEIFHKDKAKGFKKNGKTLRIIVED; from the exons atgatgactcCTCTGAACACGTGGTGTCTCCTGCCCctcactgtcctcctcctcctgtccatcagtcccacagagactgaagtggTGCAGTCGATGTCACAGTGTGAAGGGTTTATCCTTAATAAACCTCCACAGGTTCCTGGCATCTTGGAAAATGGTCAAATCAAGGGTAAGAACAGATACAGAGTCATCTGCCAGACTTATGAGAACAAAAGAAGGTTTGTGACACTCTACGACACCAAGAACAAGATCCCAGTGCTTTCTGCTTACAAGTACAGAGGACAAGAAAactcagaggagagagaggaaagaccCAAAACCCACTGGAAGATAGAGCCAcaa CTTGAAGACAGGAGcactgacaaaaacatgaagaaatgtgaTCAAGCTCAGTACAAGAACCAGGCCAGTGACAACGACTATAAGAACAACAAAGACTATAACAGGGgtcatttatttccatcttctTATGGTTTTGATGAAAGTGATAAAATCTCAACGTTCACTCTGACAAACATTGTTCCACAAGCAATCTCGTTCAACAGTGGCAGCtgggaaaaaatggaaaaatacatgAGATGTGTCCTGGAAAATTACTGCGAAAACAAAGAAGGCTACGTAGTGACTGGAGCAAAGGCAAGTCCAGACAAAAAACTCAACAGCAGAGTTAATATACCTTCAATGCTCTGgtcagctttctgctgttacagtcaacagaacagaaagtggATAGCAGGAGCATTCTGGGGAGCCAATGTTCGAGATGAATCTGAAACTACATATCTGCCGATGAGAACTTTGGCAGATCTTTATAATGAACTGAGCACTGGCAGTGCAAGATTTGAGGCATTTCCAGGACCAAGAGAAAACACCTCAAAGTGCCCGCTCAAAGAAACTGCCGAAGAGTCTTTAGgagcattaaatattaaaacaacctGCAAATACCCACCAAAAAATTTCACAGAGATTTTCCACAAAGACAAAGCCAAAGGCTTCAAGAAGAACGGTAAAACATTGAGGATCATAGTTGAAGACTAA
- the LOC113168645 gene encoding endonuclease domain-containing 1 protein-like isoform X1 translates to MFHNCVMMTPLNTWCLLPLTVLLLLSISPTETEVVQSMSQCEGFILNKPPQVPGILENGQIKGKNRYRVICQTYENKRRFVTLYDTKNKIPVLSAYKYRGQENSEEREERPKTHWKIEPQLEDRSTDKNMKKCDQAQYKNQASDNDYKNNKDYNRGHLFPSSYGFDESDKISTFTLTNIVPQAISFNSGSWEKMEKYMRCVLENYCENKEGYVVTGAKASPDKKLNSRVNIPSMLWSAFCCYSQQNRKWIAGAFWGANVRDESETTYLPMRTLADLYNELSTGSARFEAFPGPRENTSKCPLKETAEESLGALNIKTTCKYPPKNFTEIFHKDKAKGFKKNGKTLRIIVED, encoded by the exons ATGTTTCACAAT tgtgtgatgatgactcCTCTGAACACGTGGTGTCTCCTGCCCctcactgtcctcctcctcctgtccatcagtcccacagagactgaagtggTGCAGTCGATGTCACAGTGTGAAGGGTTTATCCTTAATAAACCTCCACAGGTTCCTGGCATCTTGGAAAATGGTCAAATCAAGGGTAAGAACAGATACAGAGTCATCTGCCAGACTTATGAGAACAAAAGAAGGTTTGTGACACTCTACGACACCAAGAACAAGATCCCAGTGCTTTCTGCTTACAAGTACAGAGGACAAGAAAactcagaggagagagaggaaagaccCAAAACCCACTGGAAGATAGAGCCAcaa CTTGAAGACAGGAGcactgacaaaaacatgaagaaatgtgaTCAAGCTCAGTACAAGAACCAGGCCAGTGACAACGACTATAAGAACAACAAAGACTATAACAGGGgtcatttatttccatcttctTATGGTTTTGATGAAAGTGATAAAATCTCAACGTTCACTCTGACAAACATTGTTCCACAAGCAATCTCGTTCAACAGTGGCAGCtgggaaaaaatggaaaaatacatgAGATGTGTCCTGGAAAATTACTGCGAAAACAAAGAAGGCTACGTAGTGACTGGAGCAAAGGCAAGTCCAGACAAAAAACTCAACAGCAGAGTTAATATACCTTCAATGCTCTGgtcagctttctgctgttacagtcaacagaacagaaagtggATAGCAGGAGCATTCTGGGGAGCCAATGTTCGAGATGAATCTGAAACTACATATCTGCCGATGAGAACTTTGGCAGATCTTTATAATGAACTGAGCACTGGCAGTGCAAGATTTGAGGCATTTCCAGGACCAAGAGAAAACACCTCAAAGTGCCCGCTCAAAGAAACTGCCGAAGAGTCTTTAGgagcattaaatattaaaacaacctGCAAATACCCACCAAAAAATTTCACAGAGATTTTCCACAAAGACAAAGCCAAAGGCTTCAAGAAGAACGGTAAAACATTGAGGATCATAGTTGAAGACTAA